Part of the Nicotiana sylvestris chromosome 2, ASM39365v2, whole genome shotgun sequence genome, CCAGCTGCGCATCACATGCTGATTTAATTAGGCCATTGCTCATCTTGTCTCCTCCCATGGTTGTTTTCCTAAATACCAAGTCTCAAAATTAAATTCCATCAAAACTTTGTGAAATCCCCTAATCTGAAAGAAAACCATAAGAAATGGCTTCACTTTCTTCAaaatcaaatcacgttcgatcaATCAGTTTGCCTAGTTTGCCTGGGAGATCACACCCTACCATCCAGAGAGTTGAAGAGGAGCTAAAGAAGCTCAAATCATTAGAAGTATCTGTTGCACCAACAACAGTGAGCAATGGTCTAAAAGGTTTGGAGAAATTGTACAAGTGCATAGATGATCTTCTCAACTTGCCTCAAACCCTTCATGCCCTCTCCCAAAGTCTACATGCAAAATGGGTTGAAGATCTATTGGATAAATCAATGAGGCTTCTTGATCTGTGTGGCACTGCAAGGGAACTTGTATCACAATGCAAAGAAAATGTAAGAGATCTCCAATCCTCCCTCAGGAGGAGAAAAGGAGATTCAACCACAGATGACAACGTTACCAGATTTACCTCTTTCAGCAAGAAGATCAAGAGGGATGCCAAAAGATTAGTATTTACCTTGAAAAAAATGGATCAAGACACTACAGTATCTGTTTTGCTAGATGCAGATCAAGATACAATAGCTGTGATTAGCACTAAAAGAAGCTAATGCAGAATGCAtttcaactttccaaatgctcttGTCCTTCTTGTGTGTACCACTTTTGAAGCCTAAGGAATCTAAATGGCCACAGCTTTCAAGATTGGTAAACAAAGAAAGAATAGCATCACTAGTCTTAGAAGAAAAGATGAGCTTAGAAACCAGGCTCGAAAGCTTTGAGACGTATCTTGTCAGCTTCGAAGATGGATTGGAAGCAACATTTAGATGCCTTTATAGATCTAGAAGCTCGCTACTCAATGTTTTCTCCTGCTAATCTGGCAGTTGGTATTCCATATGCTGTAAATTGTATATACACAGTTTTGTAGTTATGTGAGAAATATACAATCTTCCAGCGATTGGTTATACATCAATGTCATGTCTCTTTCTctctatatatatctatatattatattatacatGAATATTGCCATAAACTGTGCAGTAGGACTGTAATTCAAATACCTGAATGGAGTCCAAATTTAACAGGTTATGCTTATGACTTTCAGCATCTAGAAAGAATCCTGCAGCATTGTCTAAATCTGATGTCAGGTTAAGTTTTATCcagaaaatagctcaaaatttcATTGAAATGATTCTCCTTAAACTAGAGGAGAAGCAGATATAACTAATAGCAGATAATTTACATACTTCCATTGCATGATTAGTGAAATGATCAAACCAATGAGTGAATGAGAAAATTCTATGACTCCTAAATCAATATTAAAGGGTAAGAAGCCACTTGTCTACATTTGGAAAAAAGTATTGCTTCCTTATTCTTCTTATACACCATTCTAAAACAACGATAATTTACTAGGGATATATAATATTGTGAATGATCTCTGTTTCTATTTGGTTCATAGTCATCTAGCTATGGAGACCACCACAGATTTGACCAAATTGATTCCTAATCTCCCTGAATTTGTTCTTAAGATTAGTGGAAGCATTAGACCTAAATCCTAGTCAAGAAGGTTTCATATATCCTTTATCTTCTTCCTGCCTCCCCAAGGGAATTCAACAAAAAAAATGGGGATTGAAATGCAGGTTGTTGGAGCACTATCACAAGGATTTTGCATCAGATAGGCAACCAAAGTGACAGAGTGCTCTCTCGAACATATCAGCACTATAGGCAGTAATGCCACTTTACTCAACACAACATCAGTTTGATATGAATGACCTAAGAGTTTGGTGGCATTATTCAGCAAGTTTAATTGCTTTGCTCCCAATAGATTTACTAGCTGGTCTGAAAAGCAATACCGTGACATGCTTCCAAAATAGAGCTAATGCAAAACTTGACAAAGCTAAAATGTGGGAAGTACAATTAGCCCTACCAGAATACATGATACATGAACAATGCTGCAGCTACAAtcataaaagaaaaagaataagtaGAAAAGAAACAGAACGATCAGGCTATACGTTGCACAAAGAAAATTTTACTCATATATGTATCTACTTTGAAATTACATTTGATCTATTAAATCCATTTCATAGGTATGCCTTAATACTAATCTATATCTCTTATCTGAATATGCTTTGTCAATGTAATTGATGGATTGGAGTTGTCAATATACACTGGGTTTAGTACCAGTAGGTTGTTTCTTGCACTCAAGGCGACAATGTCAGAACCAAAAAAAACAGCATAACCATAGTAGAGCAACAGGTATCGGGTTGATATGCCAGTAAGCGTCCAAATATGCAACTAAGGACAGGTTAGGAGAGGGACGACAAGATAGACCAAGAGACAAGGTGCCACTTTAGTAGCAAAGAATAGCCTGATTGCATGAAGACAAGGGTCGCAGTTGTGGTGCACAGATAAGCTCAAGTCCCATTACAAACACAATGCCAGAGGATGGGCAAACTGGAGATATCACTCTACCTATGATACTAGATATATCATATATGAGGGCTTCATGAACAGAAAGGAAGGGTAGGCGCCGTCTTACAGGTCTTTCATTTAAATCCAACTAAGGTAGTGTGCATCTAAATAAGGGGGGTACAAAAATAGCTTTCACATACAAACATGAGGGCGAAATATATAATTCTCATATCTTCTTAAGTGTCTCTTAGTTCTGATGATGAGTAAGCATTTTGTACCATTGATTCTGCTTGAGAAAGGCGCTAGTCAACTTCTCCGATTTACTGAAATAAGATTTCATGAACCTACACCTTGATGATAAAATCCATCCCAGTGAAAGAAAAGAACATTTTTATAAAAGAAACCATCAAACTGAAATCTGGTAACATGTTGTCACTATAATTTACAAGCAACTGAAACAAAGAAGGTAAATCAACAAGAAGTTATATCCGAACAGCAAACAAaatcaaattaattttttttatttaaggcaaaCAAAATCAAATGAATAGAAGTAAGACAGAAATTATCGTGACAACATGTTTTACAAAATAATAcaacaaaggaagaaaaagtCCAACTAACCTATTAGGAAGAACCAATGTTTGTCTTCTTTCATATCCTTCTGTTTGTGTACATTACAGTATATAGAAGAGGGGTAAGCTTCCAGCTACAATAGAACCCTATATGTTCAATAAAACATCAAAGACACTCACCCATGAAACTTTCACAAGAGCACTGACAAATTCTTTGAAGTCAGAAACTCAACCACCTCGTTCGATCAATTAGTTTGCCGGAAAAAGAGAAAACTCAAAAGGCAGTGAtctttaaaagaaattgttaacATCGCCCAAATATACGCAGAATTTCTACCCTATGCTCCAACCCAAAAAAGGGTCTTTTTATCAACTTACTCAAAGCAATACGAAGCACAGCCCAAAAGTACATTACGTACCACAAACAATTCAACCAaacaaagaaattaaaagaagaaaaacataTGTAAAGTTGTAAGTACCAAAAATAGTCAAGTAATACATGAATTTAAGGTTCGAAGGTAGCCCTGAGTCAATTAGGTGATAGATTCTTCTCTCAAAGACGAGCCATGTACGTACATATGATGAATGAACGCAAAAGGGGGGAAACAATAGTAAAATTGCAATAGCCCATTTGTCTTTTTCCTATTCGTTCTTGTTGCCATGTCATCTCGCTCGACCAGGTCAGCTATGCATTCAAAGTTCAAACAGGCCAGTTATACATTCAATAGatacaacaacccagtataatcccacttggGAGGGCTTACCTCTATCCTAGGGTacagagactgtttccaaatagacctccggcatccttccctccaaaaacttcccaccttgctcttgggagactcgaactcacaacctttcGATTGGAAATGTATACATTCAATAGATACATTTATGAAAATGTGAGATGTTCCATAAATATGATCCAAAGTCGACGTATCTAAATAAAAAGTCGTGCTAAGTTGAAGGGCTGCCGATATATTTGGCCTGCTTTTAATTAATCAGACTCATACAACAAAAAGCAAATGTATACAGGTTTCTTTTGTTATCTAATACGTCTAATCCAAGAATATTTCTGAAGatgaaaaaaaacattttagcTCATCCAAGTAGGAATCTTAAAAGCAGGAAACCAATAACAATTTTTCCCGATGACTCACTAGTCATTTGCAAGATCTCTAACACTTGGATACatcaaattaaaagaaataaTCCTAGTGTCTGGTCATGATTCTAGATAGGAGCATATCCTTGCTATATTTGCAtgccataatataatatatattttattaaacAAAGAAAAGTTAGATAATAACATATTCAGATGCAACAAGTAATATAACGTGTCATTCCGTGATGAGTACTGAACATTGCGACCTTTTGAGCTAAAGAAGCAAAGTTTTCTTGACACTTGTTGATTGCTAATAAGTACATCTGTCCAAAGCTCTTGGATAAAAAGTTGAAGGAAAATCTAAGTGGGACTTTGTGAGGATCTCCGGATAGAATAAATAAATTAAGTGAGATATACTCCTACCatagaaaactaaaaagtagtaataATTATTAAAAAGTATGTTCATCCCCTATTTCCTAGACTAGATATGGGTCTCAAGAATTATACTGCTTCACCATCCCCCTGGGAATGCAGCCAAAAAATTTACCGACATCACTTGTCAGATCACTTGAACCTTGCACCAAATGTTTATACTATCTGCCCCTATTCAAAACTTTTCTTCCCTTCAAAGCAAACATCTCTAGTTTTTCTCCGTAGATTTGGGATTTCCATGTAAGTGGGAACTCGCTTTAGttatataataatataattgaaaGATTTAAGTTATAGTATATGATAGTGGTAACATATCTTTATATTATCAACGAGATTTAACTTTTTAATATCTTACTTATAATTTTTACCAAGTTATTATTTATTTGATGTTTGCCATATATTACTTCCgcggtccataataagtgatctttggtctttttattttggtccaaaataagtatttttttacataatcaagaaggaattaattttatttttgcaaaagtTGTCCTTATTTACATATTCCAATATGTCAAGGTAACAATTAATTAAGGATAATTTAGCGAATACATCTTTTTTTCTCTAGGAATTCGTATTTTGTTAAGGAATGTGCCAAAAACTAAAAAGTGATTTATTATGGACCGAATGTAATTAGACTTGTCATGAGCCGTCTAACTGAAGCAAAATTAGTAACTCAGACTTGTCATGACCCGTCTCTCTGAAACAAAATTAGTAACTATTTCAACTTGCTTTGTAAAAAGTGCATTAATGTTCTCCTAAATTATTGATGGATAGCCCAAAACAGCAAGGTATGGAGGAGAGTCGAGAAAAAGACTATCAACCTAAACAAATTTAATGGCTTGTGACAAGTGTCCTCTCATTTGACATTCAATGAGTGTGTCCAAACCCAACTACTAGCTAGCTAAGTGAGTGGCCATACCTCCTAAACTTTCATTATGCTTATCTTCATAAATGCTCTATTATGCTATGAATTATGATCCTCCAAACTCCTCTTCACCCCACATGCATGTACATTTAAATATACTATTTCCGTGATTAAATATGATACTTCTCAAGTTGCTACTATATCTCTTGCAAATTTGCAACTCTTGAAATCCTTGTTTATTACTAACTCCGATACACAATAAATgatttttttggttgttttcgTACACATTAATAAATtcatcttttaacattaattagcaataaaattgatcatattaacctttattatctcttcacataaatactcctaacacatactccaataCTATTTACTCCAAtagcaatgtaggaaaaaaaataattaattcattattGTAATTTggaaaaatcagatattttagatcataaaaaaaaataaaaaatcacttATTGTGAATCGGAGGGAGCATCGTTCTAAGCTTCATTTTGGAGGATCAAGAAAACATGTACATACACGAAAATGTCATACAAACTCCAAGGTCAGTGCAAAAAAGTAGGATTCAGGAACCATATTACAAAGTACAAACTTATAGTCCATCAATTTCCTTGGTATAACTTACAGCATTATTTTGGCAGGTACGTGGACGTGGGAACAGTGAAAGAACATGCCACTCGTGCACAACAACCTTGTATCTTCGTGAGTTGTCTTAACCACAATATCCAACTATACCTTCTAACCACCATATGCAGTACTTATTGATCTTTCTATAGATCTCACTCTTTATGTCTCTAAATTCAATCTTTCTATATGATGTAATATCCAACGCCAAAGTTCCTCCAATCCAGACACTTTTGGGAGCCCACCCCATTACTCTATGTCAACCGACTTTTCTGGATGAATGAACCTTTGTTAAGCCCGAGTTGGCGGTGGTCTAGATGCTTGATAAAGGTGATATAATTTAAGCTTAAAAAATCTAAGTTTGTACTACATAAAtccattaaataataaaataaattaaagagAGATATGCCCTATCCCAATCATTATTAATGTATGACTGATATAGTATGAAAGTAGTAGTACTCTTGTTTGTTGGTTGAAGCCTTGACAGATAGAACCACtacaaaagaaattaaaaaaccCACACTGGCTTCACATGTACATCACATTGATACATTATTCCAAATTAACTATTCATTTCTCCTACCTTTTGTCTGCTTCCAAATAGTTTTTGCATATAAAAAGAAGCTAAAGGAATGTTCATGTAACACAACACAATTTGAAATATGAACCTCTCAACAATTCGAACAATGGCTGCTCTTTCCCCTAGGTCTCATTCTCATAGTCCTTATCGTACCCGTTGTGTTAGCTTTCCTGCTAGATCACATCCTAGCACTATCAAGATTGAGCAAGTTCTTAACAAGATTAAAACTTGGGAATCATCTTCTCCTTTATCTCCAAAAGCAGTAGAAAAAACCGACAATGCTTTATCTGGGCTTGTAGAATTATACGAGTGCATAGAGGAACTTCTTGCTCTACCAATGACTCAGAGGGCACTTCTTCAGCATCAAGATGACAATTTTGTGAAGGAGTTGTTGGAAAGATCTGTTAGATTCATAGATATTTGCAGCAACACAAGGGATGCCGTTATGTGTTTGAAGGAAAGCATAAGAGAACTTCAATCTGCGCTTAGGAGAAGCAAAGCAGGGGATGATTTTTTGACCATTGAGGGAAGTGTTACTGCTTATATTTCTTCAAGAAAAAACACTCAGAAGGAAATTGAAAAGTCTCTTACTATGTTGAAACAAATAGATAACACCCCATCAGCAACTAACACAGAATCTCAGCTTTCTGCCATAATAAGGGTCCTTGAAGATGCGAGTTTCACAACCATTTCTACTTTTCAGTCATTGCTAATGTTTCTTTCTGTGCCAGCCTCAAAACCAAAGTCCAATAAATGGTCATTGGTTTCAAAGATTGTGCACAAAGGGGTGTTAGGCAGTGAAGGGCAGAGGGAAAAACTGACTGAGCTGGAGAAAGTGGACACTGCACTTAACAACTTGCTGGACCATGCTTCTGGTTCGGGGCATGAAGAGGAAGTGGAAAGTTTTGAATTTGCACAAAGAAATCTGGAGAATTTGGAGGGTAGCATTGAGGATCTTGAAAATGGATTGGAAATGTTGTTTAGGCTTTTGATTCGTACAAGGGTGTCTCTACTCAACATACTTTCTCTCAGTAGATAAAAAGATAGTGGCAAAAAGTCTCATGCGTCGCAGTTCAAGTTTTTTTAATGATTGAATCTGTGATATAGAGTCACTTCTAGTCATTGAGTCATGTAAATGAACATATTGTGTATAGTATTAGCAGCTAAAGGGAAGAGAATTAGGAAACATGGACTAAAGTTTTCCAATTTCCTAATCCTCTTTTCTCCTTATGTCGTAGGCTCGTAGCTCTGTCTGCTTTTTGTGTTAT contains:
- the LOC104227042 gene encoding uncharacterized protein isoform X4 gives rise to the protein MKEDKHWFFLIGFFLDAESHKHNLLNLDSIQCHTDQEASLIYPIDLQPILHVDFGRGHEGFEENNHGRRQDEQWPN
- the LOC104227041 gene encoding uncharacterized protein; translated protein: MNLSTIRTMAALSPRSHSHSPYRTRCVSFPARSHPSTIKIEQVLNKIKTWESSSPLSPKAVEKTDNALSGLVELYECIEELLALPMTQRALLQHQDDNFVKELLERSVRFIDICSNTRDAVMCLKESIRELQSALRRSKAGDDFLTIEGSVTAYISSRKNTQKEIEKSLTMLKQIDNTPSATNTESQLSAIIRVLEDASFTTISTFQSLLMFLSVPASKPKSNKWSLVSKIVHKGVLGSEGQREKLTELEKVDTALNNLLDHASGSGHEEEVESFEFAQRNLENLEGSIEDLENGLEMLFRLLIRTRVSLLNILSLSR
- the LOC104227042 gene encoding uncharacterized protein isoform X3; this encodes MKEDKHWFFLIDNAAGFFLDAESHKHNLLNLDSIQCHTDQEASLIYPIDLQPILHVDFGRGHEGFEENNHGRRQDEQWPN
- the LOC104227042 gene encoding uncharacterized protein isoform X2, producing MKEDKHWFFLIDLDNAAGFFLDAESHKHNLLNLDSIQCHTDQEASLIYPIDLQPILHVDFGRGHEGFEENNHGRRQDEQWPN